Proteins from one Bradyrhizobium roseum genomic window:
- a CDS encoding acetolactate synthase 3 large subunit, translating to MTDKSHDPNQMTGAAMIVRALIDHGVQHLFGYPGGAVLPIYDEIFQQSEVEHILVRHEQGAGHAAEGYARSTGKPGVVLVTSGPGATNMVTPLTDALMDSIPLVCITGQVPTHLIGNDAFQECDTVGITRPCTKHNWLVRDVNDLAKVLHEAFYVATSGRPGPVLVDVPKDVQFAVGTYHPPRKSDVHVSYTPRVKGDATQIRKAVALLASAKRPVIYSGGGVINAGPEASKLLRELVDATGFPITSTLMGLGAYPASGKNWLGMLGMHGTYEANMAMHDCDVMLCIGARFDDRITGRVDAFSPGSKKIHIDIDPSSINKNIRVDVPIIGDAANVMGDLLQVFKAEARKPDIKAWWQAIATWRARNSLAYKKNNDIILPQYAIERLFEATRGRDTYITTEVGQHQMWAAQFYGFEEPHRWMTSGGLGTMGYGLPAALGVQVAHPDSLVIDIAGDASVQMTMQEMSTAVQYELPIKIFILNNQYMGMVRQWQQLLHGNRLSHSYSEALPDFVKLADAFGCVGLQALKPSDLDGAIKEMISVKRPVLFDCRVAALENCFPMIPSGKAHNEMLLPAEATDEATAAAFAGGKALV from the coding sequence ATGACCGATAAGAGCCACGATCCCAACCAGATGACCGGCGCTGCGATGATCGTGCGCGCGCTCATCGATCATGGCGTCCAGCATCTGTTCGGATATCCCGGCGGCGCGGTACTTCCGATCTATGACGAGATTTTCCAGCAGAGCGAGGTCGAGCACATCCTGGTGCGGCACGAGCAGGGCGCCGGCCACGCCGCCGAAGGCTATGCGCGCTCGACCGGCAAGCCCGGTGTCGTCCTGGTGACCTCGGGTCCCGGCGCCACTAATATGGTCACGCCGCTGACGGACGCGCTGATGGATTCCATCCCGCTGGTCTGCATCACCGGGCAGGTGCCGACGCATCTGATCGGCAACGACGCGTTCCAGGAATGCGACACCGTCGGCATCACGCGCCCCTGCACCAAGCACAACTGGCTGGTCCGCGACGTCAACGATCTGGCAAAAGTGCTGCACGAGGCGTTCTATGTCGCGACATCAGGCCGTCCGGGACCCGTGCTCGTCGACGTGCCGAAGGACGTGCAGTTCGCGGTCGGCACCTATCATCCGCCGCGCAAGTCCGACGTGCACGTCTCCTACACGCCGCGGGTGAAGGGCGACGCGACGCAGATCCGCAAGGCCGTGGCGCTGCTGGCGTCCGCCAAGCGGCCGGTGATCTATTCCGGCGGCGGCGTCATCAATGCCGGACCGGAAGCGTCAAAACTGTTGCGCGAACTGGTCGACGCCACCGGCTTTCCGATCACCTCGACCCTGATGGGCCTCGGCGCCTATCCGGCGAGCGGCAAGAACTGGCTCGGCATGCTGGGCATGCACGGCACCTACGAGGCCAACATGGCGATGCATGATTGCGACGTCATGCTATGCATCGGCGCGCGCTTCGACGACCGCATCACCGGGCGTGTCGACGCGTTCTCGCCGGGCTCGAAGAAGATCCATATCGACATCGATCCGTCCTCGATCAACAAGAACATCCGCGTCGACGTACCGATTATCGGCGACGCCGCCAACGTGATGGGCGACCTGCTGCAGGTGTTCAAGGCGGAAGCCAGGAAGCCCGACATCAAGGCATGGTGGCAGGCAATCGCCACATGGCGCGCGCGCAATTCGCTCGCCTACAAGAAGAACAACGATATCATCCTGCCGCAATACGCCATCGAGCGGCTGTTCGAGGCGACGCGCGGCCGCGACACCTACATCACGACCGAGGTCGGCCAGCACCAGATGTGGGCGGCGCAGTTTTATGGTTTCGAGGAGCCGCACCGCTGGATGACCTCGGGCGGTCTCGGCACCATGGGTTACGGCCTGCCGGCGGCGCTTGGCGTGCAGGTCGCCCATCCCGACAGCCTCGTGATCGACATCGCGGGCGACGCCTCGGTGCAGATGACGATGCAGGAGATGTCGACGGCGGTTCAGTACGAACTGCCGATCAAGATCTTCATCCTGAACAACCAGTACATGGGCATGGTGCGGCAGTGGCAGCAGCTGCTGCACGGCAACCGGCTGTCGCATTCCTACTCCGAAGCGCTGCCGGACTTCGTCAAGCTGGCGGATGCCTTCGGCTGCGTCGGCCTGCAGGCCCTCAAGCCGTCCGATCTCGATGGCGCGATCAAGGAAATGATCAGCGTCAAGCGTCCGGTGCTGTTCGACTGCCGCGTTGCCGCGCTGGAAAACTGCTTCCCGATGATTCCGTCGGGCAAGGCGCATAACGAAATGCTGCTGCCGGCGGAAGCGACGGACGAGGCCACCGCCGCCGCATTTGCCGGCGGCAAGGCGCTGGTGTGA
- a CDS encoding helix-turn-helix domain-containing protein, whose protein sequence is MMDVRPLHNERDYDWAIREISRYFDAEPTPGTADGDRFEVLSTLIKAYEDEHFVTKHGDPVDVLHFAIESMGRTQAELAALIGRNRASEILNRVRPLTLDMIRTISREWNLPIEALASRYDLAPTYA, encoded by the coding sequence ATGATGGATGTAAGGCCTCTCCACAATGAACGGGATTATGACTGGGCGATCCGCGAAATATCCCGTTATTTCGACGCTGAACCCACGCCGGGCACCGCCGATGGCGATCGTTTCGAGGTTCTATCGACGCTGATCAAGGCGTATGAGGACGAGCACTTCGTGACAAAGCATGGCGATCCCGTCGACGTTCTGCATTTTGCGATTGAATCCATGGGACGCACGCAAGCTGAGTTGGCCGCTCTGATCGGTCGCAACCGCGCGTCCGAAATATTGAATCGGGTCCGCCCTCTCACCTTGGACATGATCCGCACCATTAGCCGGGAATGGAATCTTCCGATCGAGGCCTTGGCGTCCCGGTATGATCTAGCTCCGACCTACGCCTGA
- a CDS encoding type II toxin-antitoxin system HigB family toxin → MVMNVIARKALQTFWRRYPQAEMPLSTWYLIVSKGEWGGPADLKRAFGNNVDFLGDNRAIFDIGGNKYRLVVHFSYKFKTALIKFVGTHEEYDRIDAETV, encoded by the coding sequence ATGGTTATGAATGTAATAGCTAGGAAGGCGCTTCAGACCTTCTGGAGGCGATATCCTCAAGCGGAGATGCCGCTTAGCACCTGGTATCTGATCGTTTCCAAAGGGGAGTGGGGCGGGCCTGCGGACCTCAAGAGGGCGTTTGGAAACAACGTGGACTTTCTCGGAGACAACCGCGCGATCTTCGATATTGGCGGCAACAAGTATCGCCTCGTCGTGCACTTTTCCTACAAGTTCAAAACCGCACTCATCAAGTTTGTCGGCACGCATGAAGAGTATGACCGCATAGACGCGGAGACGGTGTGA
- the miaA gene encoding tRNA (adenosine(37)-N6)-dimethylallyltransferase MiaA — MQANSLDLSKAVLIAGPTASGKSALALGLARRAGGVVINTDSMQVYRDLRILTARPTMEEEARAPHRLYGHVDASVNFSAGAWVADAEKVLAEARAEKRLPIFTGGSGLYFKALTRGLSAVPPVPPEIRDAVRARLERDGVEALHAELARHDPVSAERLKPRDRTRIARALEVVEATGRALPDWHREGLPPLLPPGAFTALFLAPERDQLYARIDARFDAMLTAGALEEVERLAARKLDPLLPAMKAHGVPALIRHLRGEITREQAAEIGRADTRHYAKRQFTWFRHQLPEFEWVAPEAARAFVV, encoded by the coding sequence ATGCAGGCGAATTCGCTAGATTTGAGCAAGGCCGTGCTTATCGCAGGGCCGACCGCCAGCGGCAAGTCGGCGCTGGCGCTCGGACTGGCGCGAAGGGCCGGCGGGGTCGTCATCAACACCGATTCCATGCAGGTCTACCGCGATCTGCGCATCCTCACGGCGCGGCCGACAATGGAGGAGGAGGCGCGCGCGCCGCACCGGCTCTATGGCCATGTCGATGCATCGGTGAATTTCTCGGCCGGCGCCTGGGTGGCAGACGCCGAAAAAGTGCTGGCGGAGGCGCGCGCCGAGAAGCGTCTGCCGATCTTCACCGGCGGTTCCGGCCTCTACTTCAAGGCGTTGACGCGGGGTCTGTCCGCGGTGCCGCCGGTCCCGCCCGAGATCCGCGACGCGGTTCGCGCGCGGCTGGAACGCGACGGCGTCGAGGCGCTGCACGCCGAACTGGCGCGGCACGACCCCGTCTCGGCCGAACGCCTGAAGCCGCGCGACCGCACCCGGATCGCCCGTGCATTGGAAGTCGTCGAAGCCACCGGCCGTGCGCTGCCCGACTGGCATCGCGAGGGGCTGCCGCCGCTGCTGCCGCCGGGCGCGTTCACCGCGCTGTTTCTCGCGCCGGAGCGCGACCAGCTTTACGCGCGGATCGATGCACGGTTCGACGCGATGCTGACGGCCGGCGCGCTGGAAGAGGTCGAGCGGCTTGCCGCGCGAAAGCTCGATCCGCTGCTGCCGGCGATGAAGGCGCACGGCGTGCCCGCTTTGATCCGCCACCTCCGCGGCGAGATCACGCGCGAACAGGCCGCCGAAATCGGCCGCGCCGATACCCGTCACTACGCCAAGCGGCAGTTCACCTGGTTTCGGCATCAATTGCCGGAATTCGAGTGGGTGGCTCCGGAGGCGGCGAGGGCTTTCGTTGTTTGA
- the serB gene encoding phosphoserine phosphatase SerB, producing MSLVATLICNPANPALDTTIVEGALAVLPSPGTAQWLFDEVAVDIPFDTQVKSSEDIKAIESRLQAARGDLPIDIVVQPAATRRKKLFLADMDSTMIGQECIDELADFAGLKAHVAGITERAMRGEIEFEPALRERVALLKDLPVGVVDEVLAKRITPTPGGRELVMTMRANGAYTCLISGGFTLFTNAVAAMIGFQENRANRLGIENGKLTGHVIEPIVGRAAKLSTLVELTESFDLDDIDTLVTGDGANDLGMIQAAGLGVAYHAKPAVAAAAAARIDYGDLTALLYAQGYRREEFVGG from the coding sequence ATGTCCCTCGTCGCCACCCTCATCTGCAACCCGGCCAATCCGGCGCTCGACACCACCATCGTCGAAGGCGCGCTGGCCGTTCTCCCCTCGCCCGGAACGGCGCAATGGCTGTTCGACGAAGTGGCGGTCGACATTCCCTTCGACACCCAGGTCAAGAGCTCCGAAGACATCAAGGCGATCGAATCCCGCCTCCAGGCGGCGCGCGGCGACCTGCCGATCGACATCGTCGTGCAGCCTGCCGCGACGCGGCGCAAGAAGCTTTTTCTGGCGGACATGGATTCCACCATGATCGGCCAGGAATGCATCGACGAACTGGCGGACTTCGCCGGGCTGAAGGCGCATGTCGCCGGAATCACCGAACGCGCAATGCGCGGCGAAATCGAGTTCGAGCCCGCACTGCGCGAGCGCGTCGCGCTGTTGAAGGATTTGCCGGTCGGCGTGGTTGACGAGGTCCTGGCAAAACGCATTACGCCGACGCCGGGCGGCCGCGAGTTGGTGATGACCATGCGCGCCAACGGCGCCTACACCTGCCTGATCTCGGGCGGCTTCACGCTGTTCACCAACGCGGTTGCCGCCATGATCGGCTTCCAGGAAAACCGCGCCAACCGGCTCGGGATCGAGAACGGAAAATTGACCGGCCACGTCATCGAGCCGATCGTCGGCCGCGCCGCAAAACTTTCCACCCTGGTCGAGCTCACCGAAAGCTTCGACCTCGACGATATCGACACGCTGGTGACCGGCGACGGCGCCAACGACCTCGGCATGATCCAGGCGGCAGGCCTCGGCGTCGCCTATCACGCCAAGCCTGCGGTCGCGGCGGCAGCGGCGGCGCGGATCGACTACGGCGACCTTACGGCGTTGCTGTATGCGCAGGGATATCGGCGCGAGGAGTTTGTTGGGGGATAG
- a CDS encoding Do family serine endopeptidase encodes MTGARPALSRRLRLMGIAISLTAASLMAAAPAGARGPDGIADIAEKVIDSVVNISTSQSVEAKGGGREAVPQLPPGSPFEEFFDDFFKNRRGGGSPKGGEKSGEMQPPRKTNSLGSGFIIDAAGVVVTNNHVIADADEINIIMNDGTKIKAELVGVDKKTDIAVLKFKPVKPVNAVKFGDSDKLRLGEWVIAIGNPFSLGGSVTAGIVSARNRDISQGPYDSYIQTDASINRGNSGGPLFNLEGEVVGVNTLIISPTGGSIGLGFAVPSKTVSRVVDQLQQFGELRRGWLGVRIQQVTDEIAESLNIKPARGALVAGVDDKGPAKPAGIEPGDVVVKFDGKDVKDPKDLSRVVADTAVGKEVDVVIIRKGKEESRKVTLGRLEDNEKVQQAAAKTKEDPVEKPVTQKALGLDLAALSKDLRTKYKIKESVKGVIVTGVDGNSDAAEKRLSAGDVIVEVAQEAVTNAADIKKRVDQLKKDGKKSVLLLVSNGEGELRFVALSVQ; translated from the coding sequence ATGACAGGTGCCAGACCCGCCTTGAGCCGCCGCCTGCGCCTGATGGGGATTGCGATCTCGCTCACGGCCGCCAGCTTGATGGCCGCGGCGCCGGCCGGCGCGCGAGGGCCTGACGGCATCGCCGATATCGCCGAGAAGGTGATCGATTCCGTCGTCAACATCTCGACATCGCAGAGCGTGGAGGCCAAGGGCGGCGGCAGGGAGGCGGTACCGCAATTGCCGCCGGGCTCGCCGTTCGAGGAGTTCTTCGACGACTTCTTCAAGAACCGCCGCGGGGGTGGATCGCCCAAGGGCGGCGAGAAGAGCGGCGAGATGCAGCCGCCGCGCAAGACCAATTCGCTCGGCTCCGGCTTTATCATCGACGCCGCCGGCGTCGTCGTCACCAACAACCACGTCATCGCCGATGCCGACGAGATCAACATCATCATGAACGACGGCACCAAGATCAAGGCCGAACTGGTCGGGGTCGACAAGAAGACCGACATCGCGGTCTTGAAGTTCAAGCCGGTGAAGCCGGTCAACGCGGTGAAGTTCGGCGATTCCGACAAGCTGCGGCTCGGCGAATGGGTGATCGCAATTGGCAACCCGTTCAGCCTCGGCGGCTCGGTCACGGCCGGCATCGTCTCGGCGCGCAACCGCGATATCAGCCAGGGGCCGTACGACAGCTACATCCAGACCGACGCCTCCATCAATCGCGGCAACTCCGGCGGTCCTTTGTTCAACCTCGAAGGCGAAGTGGTCGGCGTCAACACGCTGATCATCTCGCCGACCGGCGGTTCGATCGGCCTCGGCTTCGCGGTGCCGTCGAAGACGGTGTCGCGCGTGGTCGATCAGCTCCAGCAGTTCGGCGAGTTGCGCCGTGGCTGGCTCGGCGTGCGAATCCAGCAGGTCACCGACGAGATCGCCGAGAGCCTCAACATCAAGCCCGCGCGCGGCGCGCTGGTGGCCGGCGTCGACGACAAGGGGCCGGCCAAGCCCGCCGGCATCGAGCCCGGCGACGTCGTCGTCAAGTTCGACGGCAAGGACGTCAAGGACCCGAAGGATCTGTCCCGCGTCGTCGCCGACACCGCGGTCGGCAAGGAAGTCGACGTGGTGATCATCCGCAAGGGCAAGGAGGAAAGCCGCAAGGTCACGCTCGGCCGCCTCGAGGATAATGAAAAGGTGCAGCAGGCCGCCGCCAAGACCAAGGAAGACCCGGTCGAAAAGCCGGTGACGCAAAAGGCGCTCGGGCTCGATCTCGCCGCGCTGAGCAAGGATCTGCGCACCAAGTACAAGATCAAGGAAAGCGTCAAGGGCGTGATCGTCACCGGTGTCGACGGCAATTCCGACGCCGCCGAGAAGAGGCTCTCCGCCGGCGACGTCATCGTCGAGGTGGCGCAGGAAGCCGTCACCAACGCGGCCGATATCAAGAAGCGTGTCGACCAGCTTAAGAAGGACGGCAAGAAGTCGGTCCTGCTGCTGGTCTCGAACGGCGAGGGCGAATTGCGTTTTGTCGCGCTGAGCGTGCAGTAG
- a CDS encoding DUF2065 domain-containing protein has product MRSIAFTDFLIGVGILFVLEGLMFAASPAWMRRAMKSALATPDNILRIVGIVSAVVGLVLIWVVRR; this is encoded by the coding sequence ATGAGGTCCATAGCGTTCACCGACTTCCTCATCGGTGTAGGCATCCTCTTTGTGCTCGAAGGCCTGATGTTCGCCGCCAGCCCGGCCTGGATGCGCCGGGCCATGAAGAGCGCACTGGCAACTCCGGACAACATCCTGCGGATCGTCGGCATCGTCTCGGCGGTCGTGGGTCTGGTGCTGATATGGGTGGTGCGCCGGTAG
- the hflC gene encoding protease modulator HflC: MRSPVAGIVTLVLLLLVVVVGYSSIFTVSQTEQALVVRLGRPVDVVSEPGLKFKAPFIDTVISIDKRILDLENPSQEVIASDQKRLVVDAFARYRIKNPLRFYQSIGSIQAANIQLTTLLNAALRRVLGEVTFINVVRDEREGLMTRIRDQLDREADQYGIEVVDVRIRRADLPEQNSLAVYKRMQTEREREAQEFRAQGGQKAQEIRSKADREAVVIVADANSTAEQTRGVGDAERNRLFAEAYGRDPEFFAFYRSMSAYETGLRSNDTRFLLRPDSEFFRFFANPSGRPPAAAVPKQ; the protein is encoded by the coding sequence ATGAGGTCTCCAGTCGCAGGTATTGTCACCCTGGTCTTGTTGCTCCTCGTGGTGGTCGTCGGCTACAGCTCGATCTTCACGGTGTCGCAGACCGAACAGGCGCTCGTGGTCCGGCTCGGTCGGCCGGTCGACGTCGTGTCGGAGCCCGGCCTCAAATTCAAGGCGCCGTTCATCGACACCGTCATCAGCATCGACAAGCGCATTCTCGACCTGGAGAATCCCTCGCAGGAAGTCATCGCTTCCGACCAGAAGCGGCTCGTCGTCGACGCCTTCGCCCGCTACCGGATCAAGAACCCGCTGCGCTTCTATCAGAGCATCGGCTCGATCCAGGCCGCCAACATCCAGCTCACCACACTGTTGAACGCGGCGCTGCGCCGCGTGCTCGGCGAGGTCACGTTCATCAACGTGGTGCGTGACGAACGCGAGGGCCTGATGACGCGGATCCGGGACCAGCTCGACCGCGAGGCCGATCAGTACGGCATCGAGGTGGTCGACGTGCGCATCCGCCGCGCCGATCTGCCGGAGCAGAACAGCTTGGCGGTCTACAAGCGGATGCAGACCGAGCGTGAGCGCGAGGCCCAGGAGTTCCGTGCCCAGGGCGGCCAGAAAGCGCAGGAGATTCGCTCCAAGGCCGACCGCGAAGCGGTCGTCATCGTCGCCGACGCGAACTCGACCGCTGAGCAGACCCGCGGCGTCGGCGACGCCGAACGCAACCGCCTGTTCGCCGAGGCCTATGGCAGGGACCCGGAGTTCTTCGCGTTCTACCGTTCGATGTCGGCCTACGAGACCGGGCTTCGTTCCAACGATACCCGTTTCCTGCTGCGGCCGGATTCCGAGTTCTTCCGCTTCTTTGCCAATCCGTCCGGTCGCCCGCCGGCGGCTGCGGTGCCGAAGCAATAG
- the hflK gene encoding FtsH protease activity modulator HflK, which yields MPWKNQGGGPWGQGPKGPWGGGPQSAGPRPPDLEDLLRRGQDKLQQLLPGGHFSGMGIALVLVGALAIWGLSGFFRVQSEELGVVLRFGKHVRTVEPGLNYHLPYPIETVLLPKALRVSTLSIGMSLIDDPARRGRTMRDVPEESLMLTGDENIVDVDFTVLWRIKPNGVGNFLFNIQNPEGTVKAVAESAMREVIGRSQIQPILTGARNTTEQAVQELMQKTLDTYGSGVLITQVQMQKVDPPTQVIDAFRDVQAARADFERLQNEAQSYANRVVPDARGRAAQILQVAEGYKEQAVAEAKGQSSRFTKVYDEYKKAPDVTRQRIYLETMEKILGGSEKLVYDGGGSGQSVVPYLPLSELTPRRPPSTASQQQTGGTR from the coding sequence ATGCCGTGGAAGAATCAAGGCGGAGGCCCCTGGGGCCAGGGTCCCAAGGGACCATGGGGAGGCGGTCCGCAGTCGGCCGGGCCAAGGCCCCCCGATCTCGAGGACCTTCTGCGGCGCGGCCAGGACAAGCTGCAGCAGCTTCTGCCGGGCGGTCATTTCAGCGGCATGGGCATCGCCCTGGTGCTGGTCGGCGCGCTGGCGATCTGGGGATTGTCCGGCTTCTTCCGCGTGCAGTCGGAAGAGCTCGGCGTCGTGTTGCGCTTCGGAAAGCACGTGCGCACCGTTGAGCCCGGCCTGAACTATCACCTGCCGTACCCGATCGAAACCGTGCTGCTGCCGAAGGCGCTGCGCGTCTCCACCCTCTCGATCGGCATGTCGCTGATCGACGATCCGGCGCGGCGCGGCCGCACCATGCGCGATGTGCCGGAGGAAAGCCTGATGCTGACCGGCGACGAAAACATCGTCGACGTCGACTTCACGGTGCTGTGGCGCATCAAGCCCAACGGCGTCGGCAATTTCCTGTTCAACATCCAGAACCCTGAAGGCACCGTGAAGGCGGTGGCCGAAAGCGCGATGCGCGAGGTGATCGGGCGTTCGCAGATCCAGCCGATCCTCACCGGCGCCCGCAATACGACGGAGCAGGCTGTCCAGGAACTGATGCAGAAGACGCTGGACACCTACGGCTCCGGCGTTCTGATCACTCAGGTGCAGATGCAGAAGGTCGATCCGCCGACGCAGGTCATCGACGCGTTCCGCGACGTGCAGGCCGCGCGCGCCGACTTCGAGCGGCTGCAGAACGAGGCGCAGAGCTATGCCAACCGTGTCGTTCCCGACGCGCGCGGCCGCGCCGCGCAGATCCTGCAGGTCGCAGAAGGTTACAAGGAACAGGCGGTCGCCGAGGCCAAGGGCCAAAGCTCGCGCTTCACGAAGGTCTACGACGAATACAAGAAGGCGCCCGACGTGACGCGGCAACGTATTTATCTCGAGACGATGGAAAAGATTCTCGGCGGCTCCGAGAAGCTGGTCTATGACGGCGGCGGTTCCGGACAGAGCGTGGTGCCGTATCTGCCGCTCAGCGAATTGACGCCGCGGCGTCCGCCGTCAACGGCTTCCCAGCAGCAGACCGGAGGTACGCGATGA
- a CDS encoding dihydrofolate reductase gives MEIVLIAAVAENGVIGANGAMPWRLKSDLARLKALTLGKPVVMGRKTHASIGRPLPGRTNIVVTRDPDFRAGGVVVTHSFPDAKAIATGDALRRFATEIAVIGGAEIYAQSMDSADRLEITEVHARPDGDTRFPAVDPSVWEEVGRVRNPAGLQDSADFSYVTYRRRKPR, from the coding sequence ATGGAAATCGTTCTCATTGCTGCGGTCGCCGAGAACGGTGTGATCGGGGCGAACGGCGCCATGCCGTGGCGGCTGAAATCCGACCTGGCGCGATTAAAGGCGCTGACGTTGGGCAAGCCCGTGGTGATGGGACGCAAGACCCACGCATCGATCGGCAGGCCGCTTCCGGGGCGGACCAATATCGTCGTGACCCGCGATCCGGATTTTCGCGCGGGTGGCGTCGTGGTTACCCATTCCTTCCCCGATGCGAAGGCGATTGCGACCGGCGATGCGCTGCGGCGTTTCGCCACTGAGATCGCCGTGATCGGCGGCGCGGAAATCTATGCGCAGTCGATGGACAGCGCCGATCGTCTGGAAATTACCGAAGTGCACGCCCGCCCCGATGGCGACACGCGTTTCCCGGCCGTCGATCCGTCCGTATGGGAAGAGGTTGGGCGCGTGCGAAATCCGGCCGGTCTGCAGGACAGTGCCGATTTTTCCTATGTGACATATCGTCGGCGCAAGCCGCGTTAA
- a CDS encoding GNAT family N-acetyltransferase, whose translation MSLNIRRARPGEAGLVLSFVRELAEYEKLLHEMEATEADIDAALFGDDPRLFCEIAEWNGEPAGFAVWFVNFSTFSGRSGIYLEDLFVRPALRGKGIGKALLVNLAQQCLENGWSRLQWSVLDWNAPSIAFYKSLGAELMGEWTICRVGGPALTALAQGTR comes from the coding sequence ATGTCTCTCAACATCCGCCGGGCGCGGCCGGGCGAGGCGGGACTCGTCCTGTCCTTTGTTCGCGAACTCGCCGAATACGAAAAGCTGCTTCATGAAATGGAGGCGACGGAGGCCGATATCGATGCGGCTCTGTTCGGCGACGATCCGCGATTGTTCTGTGAGATCGCCGAGTGGAACGGTGAGCCTGCCGGCTTCGCGGTCTGGTTCGTCAATTTCTCGACCTTCAGCGGCCGCTCCGGAATCTATCTGGAAGATCTGTTCGTGCGTCCCGCTCTGCGCGGCAAGGGCATCGGCAAGGCATTGCTGGTGAACCTCGCGCAGCAATGCCTGGAGAACGGCTGGTCGCGCTTGCAATGGTCGGTGCTCGACTGGAACGCGCCGTCGATCGCATTCTATAAATCGCTCGGCGCCGAACTGATGGGCGAGTGGACGATCTGCCGGGTCGGCGGTCCGGCGCTGACGGCTCTGGCACAGGGGACCCGGTGA
- a CDS encoding thymidylate synthase has protein sequence MNQYHDLLERILADGAEKHDRTGTGTLSIFGHQMRFNLSAGFPMLTTKRLPLKAIVHELLWFLAGDTNIKYLKDNGVSIWDEWADANGDLGPVYGSQWRSWPAPDGRSIDQISNVIDMIRRNPDSRRLIVSAWNPADVDKMALPPCHCLFQFYVANGKLSCQLYQRSADVFLGVPFNIASYSLLTMMVAQVTGLKAGDFVHSLGDTHLYVNHLEQARLQLTRPTRQLPVMKINPDVKDIFAFRYEDFSLEGYDPHPHIKAEVAV, from the coding sequence ATGAACCAGTATCACGACCTGCTTGAACGGATTCTCGCCGACGGTGCGGAGAAGCACGACCGCACCGGCACCGGCACGCTGTCGATCTTCGGGCACCAGATGCGGTTCAACCTGTCGGCAGGGTTTCCGATGTTGACCACCAAGCGGTTGCCGCTGAAGGCGATCGTGCACGAATTGCTGTGGTTCCTCGCCGGCGACACCAACATCAAATACCTCAAGGACAATGGCGTTTCGATCTGGGATGAGTGGGCCGATGCCAATGGCGATCTCGGCCCGGTCTATGGCTCGCAATGGCGCTCATGGCCGGCGCCGGACGGTCGCAGCATCGACCAGATTTCCAACGTCATCGACATGATCAGGCGTAACCCGGATTCGCGGCGGCTGATCGTCAGTGCATGGAATCCGGCCGACGTCGACAAGATGGCGCTGCCGCCGTGCCACTGCCTGTTCCAGTTCTATGTCGCCAACGGCAAGCTGTCGTGCCAGCTCTATCAGCGTTCCGCCGACGTGTTCCTCGGCGTGCCTTTCAACATCGCCTCCTATTCGCTGCTGACCATGATGGTGGCGCAGGTGACGGGCTTGAAGGCGGGCGACTTCGTACACTCGTTGGGCGACACGCATCTCTACGTCAACCATCTGGAGCAGGCCCGGCTGCAACTGACGCGGCCGACGCGCCAATTGCCGGTCATGAAGATCAATCCGGACGTGAAGGATATCTTCGCCTTCCGTTATGAGGACTTTTCGCTCGAGGGCTACGATCCGCATCCGCACATCAAGGCCGAAGTCGCCGTATGA